From a region of the Globicephala melas chromosome 19, mGloMel1.2, whole genome shotgun sequence genome:
- the FKRP gene encoding ribitol 5-phosphate transferase FKRP translates to MRLTRCQAALAAAITLNLLVLFYVSWLQHQPRYSPARGSRRGSASGPRVTILVREFEAFDNAVPELVDSFLQQDPAQPVVVAADTLPYPPLALPRIPSVRLALLQPALDRPAAASRPETYVATEYVALVPDGARAEAPGQLKRMAEVLRAGGARLVAAPVASANPARCLALNVSLREWTARYGPAPSAPRCDALDGDAVVLLRARDLFNLSAPLARPVGTGLFLQTALRGWTVQLLDLPFARARQPPLTTAHARWKAEREGRARRAALLRALGIRLVSWEGGRLEWFGCNKETPRCFGTVVGDTPAYLYEERWTPPCCLRALRETARYVVGVLEAAGVRYWLEGGSLLGAARHGDIIPWDYDVDLGIYLEDVGNCEQLRGAEAGSVVDERGFVWEKAVEGDFFRVQYSESNHLHVDLWPFYPRNGVMTKDTWLDHRQDVEFPEHFLQPLVPLPFAGFVAQAPNNYRRFLELKFGPGVIENPEYPNPALLSLAGSS, encoded by the coding sequence ATGCGGCTCACCCGCTGCCAGGCTGCTCTGGCAGCCGCCATCACCCTCAACCTCTTGGTCCTGTTCTATGTCTCGTGGCTGCAGCACCAGCCCAGGTACTCCCCGGCCAGGGGCTCCCGCCGTGGATCTGCCTCCGGCCCCCGGGTCACCATCTTGGTGCGGGAGTTCGAGGCCTTTGACAACGCGGTGCCAGAGCTGGTGGACTCCTTCCTGCAGCAGGACCCAGCCCAGCCGGTGGTGGTGGCAGCCGATACGCTCCCCTACCCGCCTCTCGCCCTGCCCCGCATCCCCAGCGTTCGCCTGGCGCTGCTCCAGCCCGCCCTGGACCGGCCCGCTGCAGCCTCGCGCCCTGAGACCTACGTGGCCACCGAGTACGTGGCCCTGGTGCCTGACGGGGCGAGGGCCGAGGCACCGGGCCAGCTGAAGCGCATGGCTGAGGTGCTGCGAGCGGGAGGCGCACGCCtggtggccgctcccgttgcttCGGCCAACCCTGCCCGGTGCCTGGCCCTGAACGTCAGCCTGCGGGAGTGGACGGCGCGCTACGGCCCGGCACCCTCCGCACCCCGCTGCGACGCCCTGGACGGGGACGCCGTGGTTCTCCTGCGCGCCCGCGACCTCTTCAACCTCTCGGCGCCCCTGGCCCGGCCCGTGGGCACCGGCCTCTTCCTGCAGACCGCCCTCCGCGGCTGGACGGTGCAGCTGCTGGACCTGCCCTTCGCCAGGGCGCGCCAGCCCCCGCTGACCACGGCCCACGCGCGCTGGAAGGCGGAGCGCGAGGGGCGGGCGCGGCGGGCGGCGCTGCTGCGGGCGCTGGGCATCCGCCTGGTGAGCTGGGAGGGCGGGCGGCTCGAGTGGTTCGGATGCAACAAGGAGACCCCGCGCTGCTTCGGGACAGTGGTGGGCGACACGCCGGCCTACCTGTACGAGGAGCGCTGGACACCCCCGTGCTGCCTGCGTGCGCTGCGCGAGACGGCCCGCTACGTGGTGGGCGTGCTGGAGGCGGCCGGCGTGCGCTACTGGCTGGAGGGTGGCTCGCTGCTGGGGGCGGCCCGCCACGGGGACATTATCCCGTGGGACTACGACGTGGACCTGGGCATCTACCTGGAGGACGTGGGCAACTGCGAGCAGCTGCGGGGTGCCGAGGCGGGCTCGGTGGTGGATGAGCGCGGCTTCGTGTGGGAGAAGGCTGTGGAGGGCGACTTCTTCCGCGTGCAGTACAGCGAGAGCAACCACCTGCACGTGGACCTGTGGCCCTTCTACCCTCGAAACGGGGTCATGACGAAGGACACGTGGCTGGACCACCGGCAGGATGTCGAGTTCCCCGAACACTTCCTGCAGCCTCTCGTGCCCCTGCCCTTTGCCGGCTTCGTGGCGCAGGCACCTAACAACTACCGCCGCTTCCTGGAGCTCAAGTTCGGCCCCGGGGTCATCGAGAACCCCGAATACCCCAACCCAGCACTCCTGAGTTTGGCAGGAAGCAGCTGA